A genomic stretch from Myxococcales bacterium includes:
- a CDS encoding phosphoribosylformylglycinamidine cyclo-ligase has translation MRSPKQSETEPSEVTVEIDSSRDDTENSAPSYARAGVDLDHDESFIDDVKEIVRTATRPEVLSSIGGFAGMFKTPERYRDPIWVAATDGVGTKLSLARQIGRYDTIGIDCVAMVVNDLVVQGAEPVVFLDYLAMSKLDRKIACDALRGIAEGCKRAGCALLGGETATMPGVYRDGDLEVVGFSVGVVERELMIDGSTISEGDVLIGLASSGFHSNGYSLVRHIVDQGIVAGKVDLFAANEALNTTLASALMAPTRIYVKPILNVIRDFQVSGIIHITGGGFDGNIPRILPRGVQARLDTESWPRPGVYDWISEQGELSESELLRVFNCGIGMVLVVPQELHEEIIQRFSGLDERAYKIGVIERRDPDSVQLIIDPGFLKKD, from the coding sequence ATGCGTTCACCCAAACAAAGCGAAACCGAGCCCAGCGAAGTCACCGTCGAGATCGACTCCTCCCGGGACGACACCGAGAATTCGGCGCCTAGCTATGCCCGGGCCGGGGTAGATCTCGATCACGACGAATCCTTCATCGACGATGTGAAGGAGATTGTTCGCACGGCCACCCGGCCCGAGGTGCTTTCCTCGATCGGCGGCTTTGCGGGCATGTTCAAGACGCCGGAGCGGTATCGCGACCCGATCTGGGTCGCGGCGACAGACGGCGTCGGGACCAAATTGAGCCTGGCTCGACAGATTGGCCGCTACGACACGATCGGCATCGACTGCGTGGCGATGGTGGTGAACGACCTGGTGGTACAGGGCGCCGAACCGGTGGTCTTCCTCGACTATCTGGCCATGAGCAAGCTCGACCGCAAGATCGCTTGCGATGCGCTCCGCGGAATCGCCGAAGGCTGCAAGCGCGCGGGTTGTGCTCTGCTCGGCGGAGAAACCGCGACAATGCCCGGCGTTTATCGGGACGGCGACCTCGAAGTCGTGGGCTTCAGCGTGGGCGTGGTCGAGCGAGAGCTGATGATCGACGGCTCGACCATTAGCGAGGGCGACGTGCTCATCGGACTCGCTTCAAGCGGCTTCCACAGCAACGGCTACTCCCTCGTCCGGCATATCGTCGATCAAGGAATTGTGGCCGGCAAGGTCGACCTCTTCGCCGCCAACGAAGCCCTCAACACCACCTTGGCGAGCGCATTGATGGCGCCGACCCGAATCTACGTGAAGCCAATTTTGAACGTAATCCGGGACTTCCAGGTCAGCGGCATCATCCACATCACGGGCGGCGGCTTTGACGGAAACATTCCGCGGATCCTGCCCCGCGGTGTCCAGGCGCGGCTTGACACCGAATCCTGGCCCCGTCCCGGGGTCTACGACTGGATCTCGGAACAGGGTGAATTGTCCGAATCCGAGCTTCTCAGGGTGTTCAATTGTGGCATCGGCATGGTGCTCGTGGTCCCGCAGGAACTACACGAGGAAATCATCCAACGCTTCAGCGGGCTCGACGAGCGAGCCTACAAGATCGGCGTCATCGAGCGCCGCGACCCGGACAGCGTGCAACTCATCATTGATCCGGGTTTTCTGAAAAAGGACTGA